One genomic window of Pieris rapae chromosome 15, ilPieRapa1.1, whole genome shotgun sequence includes the following:
- the LOC111000991 gene encoding facilitated trehalose transporter Tret1, producing the protein MQSQLENSGHSYMQWIVASIANLATLAYGMEVGWISPMTKILQSESSPMGYTLSDNVISWVASVLCIAGSLGVLIFSYLADKIGRKWAIKALLVPQTISLSLRLFSPTVTALVIARILAGITGGGCFIVIPMYVKEISQESLTGVLVSQQVLFQNVGILIMYTVGIYLDYYSTLWIMSVLPVVTLLLLLKAPESPAFLVKEQKIHEAYKVVALLRGLDSNDKRVENEVESMQRQDDEFKTMPQLNLLTIFKDDAWRNAVIITLIFFTIQSFNGALAIVTFGVTILQSTGVEFNIDPEFQALSFPIIMIIASLLLTVVVEKFGRKILLIGAFTLSAVALLSLAIPLLLRLYGGSIPNWLPIVSLMTTVAMFYGGITPLTYIVTTEMFVFQIRAKLMGLVCSYCWITFFIPLTIYTPITNIFGAYTSFFIFGFVNIIGLVFTILYIPETKGKSEEEIRSAIVGRRRKDDSI; encoded by the exons ATGCAAAGCCAACTTGAAAACAGTGGTCACAGTTATATGCAATGGATCGTGGCCTCAATAG CTAATTTAGCAACACTGGCTTATGGCATGGAAGTTGGCTGGATTTCCCCAATGACCAAGATCCTTCAGTCTGAATCATCGCCAATGGGATATACTCTATCAGATAATGTTATATCGTGGGTAGCAAGCGTTCTCTGTATAGCTGGAAGCCTGGGAGTACTAATTTTTTCATACTTGGCTGACAAAATTGGAAGGAAGTGGGCTATCAAAGCATTATTAGTTCCACAAACG ATTTCTTTGAGTTTGAGGTTATTTTCTCCAACTGTAACGGCTCTCGTAATTGCTAGAATACTGGCAGGAATCACAGGTGGAGGTTGCTTTATTGTGATCCCAATGTATGTCAAAGAAATTAGCCAAGAAAGTCTAACGGGTGTTTTGGTAtctcagcaagttttatttcaaaacgtTGGTATTTTGATAATGTACACTGTTGGGATTTACTTGGATTATTACTCTACACTATGGATTATGTCAGTTTTGCCGGTGGTCACTTTGTTACTGCTGTTAAAAGCCCCTGAATCACCGGCATTCTTGGTGAAAGAACAGAAGATCCAt GAAGCCTACAAAGTTGTAGCACTCCTTCGAGGTTTAGATAGCAATGACAAGAGAGTAGAAAATGAAGTAGAAAGTATGCAAAGACAAGAtgatgaatttaaaacaatgccACAATTGAATCTTCTAACTATAt TTAAGGACGATGCATGGCGTAACGccgtaataataacattaatttttttcacaataCAATCATTTAACGGAGCGCTGGCCATAGTGACTTTTGGTGTAACAATTTTGCAGTCAACTGGTGTGGAGTTCAATATTGATCCAGAATTCCAAGCCCTCAGTTTTCCTATCATCATGATTATAGCTTCTCTCCTACTAACAGTAGTGGTTGAGAAGTTTGGTAGaaag ATATTGTTAATAGGCGCATTCACATTATCAGCTGTTGCATTACTATCACTTGCAATACCATTGCTATTAAGACTCTATGGAGGATCTATACCGAACTGGCTACCTATTGTATCTCTTATGACAACCGTTGCCATGTTTTACGGTGGTATTACACCTTTAACATACATTGTTACCACAGAGATGTTTGTGTTCCAG atacGTGCCAAATTAATGGGCTTAGTCTGTTCGTATTGCTGGATTacatttttcatccccctcaCAATTTACACGCCAATTACAAATATCTTTGGTGCATACAcgagtttctttatttttggatttgttaatataataggcTTAGTATTTACGATATTATACATCCCAGAGACAAAAGGAAAAAGTGAGGAGGAGATCAGATCTGCGATAGTAGGCCGAAGAAGAAAAGATGATTCTATATGA